The Lycium ferocissimum isolate CSIRO_LF1 chromosome 8, AGI_CSIRO_Lferr_CH_V1, whole genome shotgun sequence DNA segment TCTGTCCAACTGAATGTGCTGCCTCCGCCAGCCCTAGTAGTGCATATTGTGGCACGAACCACATAGCAGACATGTTCACTATAGCACTTGGGTTGTCCTCATGACCTTCCTCTATTGCCCTTTGTCGTCTTATGCTTTCTGTTATTGCTGACAATGCCATAGACACACAGGAGACTATTAAGCCAATCCCCATTCGGACAACAGGACTAAGCCCTCTTGGCCGTCCAGTATAGTTTGATAGCAAAGGGACCAAAACACGATCATAGAAGATAATCCAGATTGTTAAAGCAATAACCAGGAACACACTGAACGATGCTGCTGGTACTTCGACTCGAGGGAAGATATGTCTATCCATGGTCCTTGTTTGAAGTACGGAAAATGGGAATTGACGCGTCATCACAAAGATCACAATACCAGTGGACCACATTGGAAGTACTCTAAGAAGAGCCTTCAATGATTCCACCTGTTCCACACTACAAAGACTCCACGGATTTGAAGCTGATCCATCTGGATTTAAATCACGTTGAGGATCTTGAATCAGGCAAGCTCTATTTAAACACCTATAACATACACTGAAATTTTACGCCAATGAACTGTGATATCATTTAGCACAGGAAAAGGTGAAAGAGTTGTCACAAAAAATTATAGTGACAGTTCTCTGATCAACACAATCATAAAGCTTCTTGAACTCATATTTGATTGTTTTACACAAATTGCATCTGCGCATGACATATTCGAGGAATACTGACAACCGCAGTGCCATTGAGGAAAAGATGGAAGCATGCACTGACCTGAAGTCATTTGACGGTGCCATGAGCTCTGATTCATGTGGCTGATAATAGCAGTCATCAATATATATCAATGGAATATTGCTAAATCTTTTCCTAAAAGCTGCTACAACTGCTTGAACCAATCCTATGAACAAGCTTTCATTAGCTTCGACTTTGACATAAAGGGGAGAACCGATTAGGAACATCAAGACAGAGAAAAACATGAGGATAACAGGGATGCCAAAGCCGACTTGCCAACCGTAACGATCTTGAATATAAATGATAACGGTAACTGCAAAAATAGTTGAAATCCCTATGCTAGCATAGTACCAGTTGAAATAGCTATCAATAAGCCTCTGGTTCTCAgggttctctctttttttcaatTGATCGGCACCAAATATTATTGAACAAGGTCTAACAAAACCAGCTCCAAGGGACATAAACCCAAAACATGAAAATAGAACGGCAAGTTGGAATGCTGTTGGTCCATTACAAACATGTCGGAACTGAGAGCAGGGTGAAGATGTGAGTTGCGGAATCATGGCAGTGAGCCAAAGAATAATCATTCCCTGTTGAAAAGGAATGTTAAGCTCTCTTGAAATGTACTAGAAAGAGAACGAAGAGATGCTAATAGTCAAGCACCAACATAATTGAATTTATGAGGATTCGTACAACTGGTAGTCGCAACAGAAAACAAAGGATATATACAATGCACAAGAAATTGCAGAATAAACTTAGGAACAAATGACATCATCTTGAATGTTGACTGATTAATAATGATTATTGCAGTTTAACGAACTAGATGGACTGCAACTTAGAGATAGATACTCGTTTCCCCAAACTTGCTGCTAGATGGATGGAGCAAAGTGTTACAAATACAGATACAGGAATGAAAATGCTGACCAAGGAATCTTTATTTGTTTGTCAAGGGGAAACCAGATCCTATGTAGCAACCAATGATAGAGAAAACTACAATTTAATACGATGGTACCAGACGAGTCTTTTTTTCTAATCAGTAGAAGCAGGAAATGACAAAAATATTTAGAATGTGCAACATTTACTTGGAACTAGAGGTCAAGTCCTGAAATGAAGACAGTTGTTAGATGTTCGAAAGTGCACATGGTCAGGTAACAGTTTGTCAAAGTGACATAACTTAGAAAGTAACAGTTAGAAGAACTTCAAATGGCAAACATAAGAGAAATAGTAAGCAGGGACCATTGGCTAGTACTTGGAAAGAAATCCTGATGGTCTTTACTCTTAGAAGCTAGCTGGAATCTAAGGGGGGAAAAGCATTTTTGGACTTCTTTCGCTTGTGCATAATGTCATTTTGATTCTACCTACTTCCAGTAGGCTCCCTGCTATGACAAATTTTCTAACTGTCAACATTTGACTTCACAAAGAGCTTTCTTAGGGAAAGGACTCAATCTAAATATCTTTAAGACATGAATCCGTCTCTTTCGCCTAGAAGGTGCTAATTCACTTACCATTGCAGATGGGCTGCTTCGTACCTTCAGTGAAGGGTGGTCAGTTGACCACTTCCTCATAGAAATACAGTGTATGTCcgtcaaatattatttttatacgTATATATTGAATCTTGAACACCCTTAGTGAAATTCCTCGCTTCGCACCAATGTTTGTGATACTCAAACTAACTACACTCTCCGTCCCAATTAAGtgttttactttccttttttgtctgtctcaaaaagagtgcctctttctatatttagtaagttgacaattcaaacatcctagATGGCAAGCTATGTTGCTAGGACTCAGGTGCGGGTGTCGGATACAGGTAcggatctagaggtcggattcgtcatgatttaaattttaagattcgtgGATACGGATACGGGTGCGAGGATTCGgtaaaaattaattcaaaatactaaaaatagagttataaacCCTAACTTATAAGATATTATGTGGAAATCGGAAAACTtgaggagaaaatattgatTAAGAGGAGAATCTTGGAAGGAGATAAAGGAAAAGGAGTGATATAGAAATTTCTATATACAAGATAtcccattttcttcaatttcaccgtagcttttgttttgattacatAAATCATTGGACCTGTATTTCTccctcgattttggtcaaagtatccaaAATTGGTTGACCGGATCGGGTATGGATCCCACACCCTTGTCGtgtcgacacgggtgcggcaccgAAAGTGAAGCGTCCGAACAACATAGATGATAAGTTTTCAAAGGGCATTTTAGTATATTATAAACATCTTTAAGTTAcgaccacaagattaaaaaatgtctctttatttcttaaacctcatgcctagtcaaactaagactCCGCCTCTGCTAAATAGAACAATTGAAGCAAAACATATACTACTAAAATAAATCTTGAACACCCTTAACGGCATTCCTGGCTTTGCATTGTTACGTGAAACTCAAATCAACTACTAACTAGAACATCTGTAGCAAAACGTATATGTTAAATCTTGAACACCCTTAGCGAAATTCCTAGCTTCGCACCATTGTTAGGTGAAGCTCAAACCAACTACTACTAAATAGAACAACTGAAACAAAATGTGTATATTAAATCTTGAATACCCTTAGCGCAATTCCTGATTCTGCCGCTGCAATGGTGTTACGCGGAACTCAAACCAACTACTAACTACACCAACTGAAGCTAACAATGAAATCCAGATCAATTTCAACTGGTGAACAATTTAGTATATATTCCAAACAAATCACAgtattgaaattatgaaatggcaGGATTTAACATGCAACTTACTATAAGGGTGGATATGGATCCAATGGCAACAACCCTGAACCGACCCAAGTAAGAATCAGCAACGGAGGCCCCAACAATGGCCAGCCCATTTGAAAGTGCATTCCATATTCCAAGAATGCTAGCTCCAGTGGCAGCACTCATTTGATAAAATGTCATCAAATAGATTATCATGTTGGGCTGTAAACCGAAACTTGCCACCTTCTCAAATGATTCATTCactggaagaaaaagaaaacaaaatagtTAGTAATGCATGCAAacaatttaaagaaaataatagaaaaacatgaaaaagaagtaGTACCAATTATGAAAGGCATGGTTTTTAGACCAccctttcttgatttctcttcaacttctgtTTCTGTCACCATTTTTACTAACATACTGTTTGTTTCTTCTTCAGTTCACTTTTTGACTTAATATGaacaaaaagaaagggaaagagtATATATAAACGTTAACCCCATGTTACCTTAATTCTCTCGCATTAAATTCGATACTTCCAAAATCTAATAAATTATTCAGTAAATTAATGTGCTACTCTACTATTAGTTCAGTTGTTGACTTCTATTCAACATTGATAATCTTTCCTTtcaaatttaatatattttctataGTTACTGCTGAAATAGTATACATTATCTTAATTGCTTAAACCCTTACACTTCTCTTAAATTAGTAGTAACTGCAAAATTGTGAGATTCctaattaggaaggaaaatTAAACAATTAGCAGAGGCAGAGCTAGAATTTTAAATTACGTGTTCTAAATTCTACCAAAAGAAAGTTACTAAGTTCTTAATAAATTATTCGAATTTACTACTATATAAGCCAAAGCTACTGAATTCTGCTAACTCATAAGGGAAGGTAGCTCCGCTC contains these protein-coding regions:
- the LOC132067384 gene encoding protein NRT1/ PTR FAMILY 1.2-like, yielding MLVKMVTETEVEEKSRKGGLKTMPFIIVNESFEKVASFGLQPNMIIYLMTFYQMSAATGASILGIWNALSNGLAIVGASVADSYLGRFRVVAIGSISTLIGMIILWLTAMIPQLTSSPCSQFRHVCNGPTAFQLAVLFSCFGFMSLGAGFVRPCSIIFGADQLKKRENPENQRLIDSYFNWYYASIGISTIFAVTVIIYIQDRYGWQVGFGIPVILMFFSVLMFLIGSPLYVKVEANESLFIGLVQAVVAAFRKRFSNIPLIYIDDCYYQPHESELMAPSNDFRCLNRACLIQDPQRDLNPDGSASNPWSLCSVEQVESLKALLRVLPMWSTGIVIFVMTRQFPFSVLQTRTMDRHIFPRVEVPAASFSVFLVIALTIWIIFYDRVLVPLLSNYTGRPRGLSPVVRMGIGLIVSCVSMALSAITESIRRQRAIEEGHEDNPSAIVNMSAMWFVPQYALLGLAEAAHSVGQIEFFYSLLPNSMSSIASAMSTTGTAVSCLAASVLVSGVDWLSSTRGKTSWLSSNINKGHLDYYYWLLTFLSLLNFFYFLAVCRFYDGSSRLSHEAEEKQSDYRLLPES